A DNA window from Camelina sativa cultivar DH55 chromosome 17, Cs, whole genome shotgun sequence contains the following coding sequences:
- the LOC104755627 gene encoding trihelix transcription factor GT-1 isoform X1, with product MFISDKSRPTDYYKDDTPNSSTATTRDMMIDVTTNEAVSDLQPHHHNNHQNHNHHHLNQSQPQQILLGESSGEDHEVKAPKKRAETWVQDETRSLIMFRRGMDGLFNTSKSNKHLWEQISSKMREKGFDRSPTMCTDKWRNLLKEFKKAKYHDRGNGSAKMSYYKEIEDILRERSKKVTVTTQFNKSPSTPPPTTTAKVDSFMQFSDKGFDDTSISFGSVEANGRPALNLERRLDHDGHPLAITAVDAVAANGVTPWNWRENPGNGGDGHSQPFGGRVITVKFGDYTRRIGVDGSAEAIKEAIRAAFGLRTRRAFWLEDEDQIVRCLDRDMPLGNYLLHLDDGLAIRVCHYDESNQLPVHSEEKIFYTEEDYRDFLNRRGWTCLQVDGFRNIENMDDLQPGAVYRGVR from the exons ATGTTCATTTCCGACAAGTCTCGTCCGACTGATTACTACAAAGACGATACCCCCAATTCTTCAACCGCCACAACACGCGATATGATGATCGATGTCACCACCAATGAAGCAGTATCAGATCTACAACCTCACCACCACAACAATCACCAAAATCACAACCATCATCATCTCAACCAATCTCAGCCTCAACAGATACTCCTAGGAGAAAGCAGTGGTGAGGATCACGAAGTGAAAGCTCCGAAGAAACGAGCAGAGACATGGGTTCAAGACGAGACCCGTAGCTTAATCATGTTCCGTAGAGGTATGGATGGTTTATTCAATACATCCAAATCCAATAAACATCTATGGGAACAGATTTCGTCTAAGATgagagaaaagggttttgatCGATCTCCGACCATGTGTACGGATAAGTGGAGGAATCTATTGAAAGAGTTTAAGAAAGCCAAGTATCATGATAGAGGTAATGGATCGGCTAAGATGTCTTATTACAAGGAGATTGAAGATATTCTTAGAGAGAGGAGCAAGAAAGTTACAGTTACGACCCAGTTTAATAAGAGCCCTAGTACACCACCACCTACTACAACTGCTAAAGTTGATTCCTTTATGCAATTTAGTGATAAAG GATTTGATGATACGAGCATTTCTTTTGGATCTGTTGAAG CTAATGGCAGGCCAGCCTTAAACCTTGAAAGGCGTCTTGATCATGATGGTCATCCACTTGCAATCACTGCAGTTGATGCTGTTGCGGCTAATGGAGTTACTCCTTGGAATTGGAGAGAGAATCCTGGAAATG GTGGTGATGGTCATAGTCAGCCTTTTGGTGGAAGGGTCATAACAGTGAAATTTGGAGACTATACAAGAAGAATTGGTGTTGATGGTAGCGCCGAAGCAATCAAAGAGGCAATCAGAGCTGCTTTTGGGTTAAGAACTCGGCGGGCTTTTTGGTTAGAAGATGAAGATCAAATTGTTCGCTGTCTTGACCGAGACATGCCTTTAGGGAACTATCTACTCCATCTCGATGATG GACTGGCCATTAGGGTATGCCATTATGATGAATCCAACCAGCTACCAGTCCATTCAGAAGAGAAAATCTTCTACACGGAAGAAGATTACCGCGATTTTCTGAATCGACGAGGATGGACATGCCTGCAAGTTGATGGTTTTAGGAACATAGAGAACATGGATGATCTTCAACCTGGTGCCGTGTACCGAGGAGTGAGGTGA
- the LOC104755625 gene encoding glyceraldehyde-3-phosphate dehydrogenase GAPC2, cytosolic, translating into MAKIKIGINGFGRIGRLVARVVLQRDDVELVAVNDPFITTEYMTYMFKYDSVHGQWKHHELKVKDDKTLLFGEKPVTVFGIRNPEDIPWGEAGADFVVESTGVFTDKDKAAAHLKGGAKKVVISAPSKDAPMFVVGVNEHEYKSDLDIVSNASCTTNCLAPLAKVINDRFGIVEGLMTTVHSITATQKTVDGPSMKDWRGGRAASFNIIPSSTGAAKAVGKVLPSLNGKLTGMSFRVPTVDVSVVDLTVRLEKAATYDEIKKAIKEESEGKMKGILGYTEDDVVSTDFVGDNRSSIFDAKAGIALSDKFVKLVSWYDNEWGYSSRVVDLIVHMSKA; encoded by the exons ATGG ctaaGATTAAGATCGGAATCAAcg GTTTCGGAAGAATCGGTCGTTTGGTTGCGAGAGTTGTTCTTCAGAGGGATGATGTTGAGCTCGTTGCTGTTAACGACCCCTTCATCACCACCGAGTACATG ACATACATGTTTAAGTATGACAGTGTTCACGGTCAGTGGAAGCACCATGAACTTAAGGTTAAGGATGACAAAACTCTTCTCTTTGGTGAGAAGCCAGTCACTGTTTTCGGCATCAG GAACCCTGAGGATATCCCATGGGGTGAGGCTGGTGCTGACTTTGTTGTTGAGTCTACTGGTGTCTTCACTGACAAGGACAAGGCTGCTGCTCACTTGAAG GGTGGTGCCAAGAAGGTTGTCATCTCTGCCCCAAGCAAAGATGCTCCCATGTTCGTTGTTGGTGTCAACGAGCATGAGTACAAGTCTGATCTTGACATTGTTTCCAACGCTAGTTGCACCACTAACTGCCTTGCTCCTCTTGCCAAG GTTATCAACGACAGGTTTGGAATTGTTGAGGGACTCATGACCACTGTCCACTCTATCACCG CTACTCAAAAGACTGTTGATGGTCCATCGATGAAGGACTGGAGAGGTGGAAGAGCTGCTTCCTTCAACATTATTCCTAGCAGCACTGGTGCCGCCAAG GCTGTTGGAAAAGTGTTGCCATCCCTCAATGGAAAATTGACTGGAATGTCCTTCCGTGTTCCAACCGTTGATGTCTCAGTTGTTGATCTCACTGTTAGACTTGAGAAAGCTGCAACTTACGATGAAATCAAGAAGGCCATCAA GGAAGAATCTGAAGGCAAGATGAAGGGAATTTTGGGATACACTGAGGATGATGTTGTGTCTACTGACTTTGTCGGTGACAACAG GTCAAGCATATTCGATGCCAAGGCAGGAATTGCATTGAGCGACAAGTTTGTGAAGTTGGTGTCATGGTACGACAACGAGTGGGGTTACAGTTCTCGTGTCGTTGACCTTATCGTCCACATGTCAAAAGCCTAA
- the LOC104755626 gene encoding cytosolic sulfotransferase 9-like → MDEKDVPMNLREEEEENLSEETKTWISSLPWEIDYLGNKLFKYEGYWYYEDVLQSIPNIQSGFKPQETDIIVASFPKSGTTWLKALTFALVQRSKHPSDDDHHPMLSHNPHELVPYLEYLKSSKPDLTKFLSLSSSPRMFSTHMPLHAIQEPLKESPCKIVYVCRNVKDVLVSLWHFFNANKGVQWNDFSQTEKIIREEDYSFEAMFESFCNGVTVYGPSWDHALSYWRASLEDPKHVLFMMYEELKAEPRTQVKRLAEFLDCPFTKEEEDSGSVDKIVELCSLSKLSSLEINKSGALGGVDFKTYFRKGEVGGWKSYMTPDMENKIDMIIEEKLKGSGLKF, encoded by the coding sequence atggatGAGAAAGATGTTCCAATGAACttgagggaagaagaagaagaaaacctaagtgaagaaaccaaaacttgGATCTCTTCACTTCCTTGGGAGATAGATTACCTTGGGAACAAGCTGTTCAAGTACGAAGGATACTGGTACTACGAAGACGTTCTCCAATCGATCCCAAATATCCAGTCGGGTTTTAAGCCACAAGAAACCGACATAATTGTTGCTTCTTTCCCCAAATCAGGCACGACTTGGCTCAAGGCACTCACATTTGCACTCGTTCAACGATCAAAACACCCTTcggatgatgatcatcatcctATGCTATCTCATAATCCTCATGAGCTAGTGCCGTATCTCGAGTATCTCAAAAGCTCAAAACCAGACTTGACCAAGTTCTTATCATTGTCATCATCTCCGAGAATGTTCTCAACTCACATGCCGTTGCATGCGATTCAAGAACCGTTGAAGGAGTCTCCTTGCAAGATCGTGTACGTGTGCAGGAACGTGAAAGACGTGTTGGTGTCTCTTTGGCATTTCTTCAATGCCAACAAGGGAGTACAATGGAACGATTTTAGCCAAACCGAGAAGATCATTCGAGAGGAGGATTACTCATTCGAGGCTATGTTTGAGTCATTCTGCAATGGAGTTACCGTATACGGTCCCTCTTGGGACCATGCACTGAGCTATTGGCGAGCCAGCTTGGAAGATCCCAAGCATGTTCTTTTCATGATGTACGAGGAGTTGAAAGCGGAGCCTCGTACTCAGGTCAAGAGACTTGCAGAGTTCTTGGATTGTCCATTCACtaaggaagaggaagatagCGGATCTGTAGACAAGATCGTGGAACTTTGCTCTTTAAGTAAACTAAGCAGTTTGGAGATCAACAAATCGGGAGCGTTGGGTGGAGTAGATTTCAAGACTTATTTCCGTAAAGGAGAAGTCGGTGGCTGGAAGAGTTATATGACACCTGATATGGAGAACAAAATTGATATGATCATCGAGGAGAAACTCAAAGGTTCCGGtttaaaattctag
- the LOC104755627 gene encoding trihelix transcription factor GT-1 isoform X2 yields the protein MFISDKSRPTDYYKDDTPNSSTATTRDMMIDVTTNEAVSDLQPHHHNNHQNHNHHHLNQSQPQQILLGESSGEDHEVKAPKKRAETWVQDETRSLIMFRRGMDGLFNTSKSNKHLWEQISSKMREKGFDRSPTMCTDKWRNLLKEFKKAKYHDRGNGSAKMSYYKEIEDILRERSKKVTVTTQFNKSPSTPPPTTTAKVDSFMQFSDKGFDDTSISFGSVEGGDGHSQPFGGRVITVKFGDYTRRIGVDGSAEAIKEAIRAAFGLRTRRAFWLEDEDQIVRCLDRDMPLGNYLLHLDDGLAIRVCHYDESNQLPVHSEEKIFYTEEDYRDFLNRRGWTCLQVDGFRNIENMDDLQPGAVYRGVR from the exons ATGTTCATTTCCGACAAGTCTCGTCCGACTGATTACTACAAAGACGATACCCCCAATTCTTCAACCGCCACAACACGCGATATGATGATCGATGTCACCACCAATGAAGCAGTATCAGATCTACAACCTCACCACCACAACAATCACCAAAATCACAACCATCATCATCTCAACCAATCTCAGCCTCAACAGATACTCCTAGGAGAAAGCAGTGGTGAGGATCACGAAGTGAAAGCTCCGAAGAAACGAGCAGAGACATGGGTTCAAGACGAGACCCGTAGCTTAATCATGTTCCGTAGAGGTATGGATGGTTTATTCAATACATCCAAATCCAATAAACATCTATGGGAACAGATTTCGTCTAAGATgagagaaaagggttttgatCGATCTCCGACCATGTGTACGGATAAGTGGAGGAATCTATTGAAAGAGTTTAAGAAAGCCAAGTATCATGATAGAGGTAATGGATCGGCTAAGATGTCTTATTACAAGGAGATTGAAGATATTCTTAGAGAGAGGAGCAAGAAAGTTACAGTTACGACCCAGTTTAATAAGAGCCCTAGTACACCACCACCTACTACAACTGCTAAAGTTGATTCCTTTATGCAATTTAGTGATAAAG GATTTGATGATACGAGCATTTCTTTTGGATCTGTTGAAG GTGGTGATGGTCATAGTCAGCCTTTTGGTGGAAGGGTCATAACAGTGAAATTTGGAGACTATACAAGAAGAATTGGTGTTGATGGTAGCGCCGAAGCAATCAAAGAGGCAATCAGAGCTGCTTTTGGGTTAAGAACTCGGCGGGCTTTTTGGTTAGAAGATGAAGATCAAATTGTTCGCTGTCTTGACCGAGACATGCCTTTAGGGAACTATCTACTCCATCTCGATGATG GACTGGCCATTAGGGTATGCCATTATGATGAATCCAACCAGCTACCAGTCCATTCAGAAGAGAAAATCTTCTACACGGAAGAAGATTACCGCGATTTTCTGAATCGACGAGGATGGACATGCCTGCAAGTTGATGGTTTTAGGAACATAGAGAACATGGATGATCTTCAACCTGGTGCCGTGTACCGAGGAGTGAGGTGA
- the LOC104755624 gene encoding zinc finger protein JAGGED-like, with translation MRAEDNNTLDLNNLPDDPSREIFPFFEEGSSSSSSSGGFKEKQTKDGKEYECRFCSLKFFKSQALGGHMNRHRQERETESLNKARELVLRSDSFPPRQGPPSFSYHQGDALIGDVITPFRPMVYPPRLFSLSSSSSALSSQQPPYLYPPPSSLFSQHKTNDYYIGNNTSTRQQSLTHSVCGGRALPDPSYTFISAPLANGSRVAPPLHLPLPPHHGL, from the exons AT GAGAGCTGAAGATAATAACACTTTAGATCTCAATAACTTACCTGATGATCCTTCTAGAGAAATTTTCCCATTCTTTGAAGAaggctcctcttcctcttcctcttctg GAGGTTTTAAGGAGAAGCAAACCAAAGACGGGAAAGAGTATGAATGTAGATTTTGTTCACTCAAGTTCTTCAAATCTCAAGCTCTCGGTGGACATATGAACCGCCACCGTCAAG AAAGAGAGACGGAGTCACTAAACAAAGCTCGTGAACTTGTTCTTCGCAGCGATAGCTTTCCTCCTCGTCAAGGACCTCCATCGTTCAG TTATCATCAAGGAGATGCGCTTATAGGAGATGTAATAACACCATTCAGACCAATGGTGTATCCACCAAGACttttctccctctcttcctcttcatccgCCCTCTCGTCTCAGCAGCCACCATATCTTTATCCTCCGCCGTCTTCACTGTTTTCTCAACATAAGACCAACGATTACTACATAGGCAACAACACTAGTACGCGTCAGCAATCCCTAACTCATAGCGTTTGCGGTGGTCGTGCACTACCTGACCCGAGTTACACATTCATCAGTGCACCACTGGCTAATGGTTCTAGAGTTGCTCCTCCACTTCATCTACCTCTACCTCCACATCATGGTCTATGA
- the LOC104755629 gene encoding serine/threonine protein phosphatase 2A 57 kDa regulatory subunit B' theta isoform-like — MWKQIISKLPKKSSSKNHSSSTSNASTSKASDNGAGKSGNSHAKNNAPAVKPAADSGFKDGNSKGNGPYEALPSFKDVPNAEKQSLCLRKLNLCCLVFDFSDPTKNVKEKEIKRQTLLDLVDYVASPNGKFSETVIQEAVKMVSVNIFRTLNPQPRENKVIDALDLEEEEPSMDPAWPHLQLVYEILLRLIASPETDTKLAKKYIDQSFVSRLLDLFDSEDPRERDCLKTVLHRIYGKFMVHRPFIRKSINNIFYRFVFETEKHNGIAEFLEILGSIINGFALPLKDEHKVFLVRALIPLHKPKCLQMYHQQLSYCITQFVEKDCKLADTVIRGLLKSWPVTNSSKEVMFLNELEEVLEATQPPEFQRCMVPLFRQVARCLNSLHFQVAERALFLWNNDHIENLIMQNRKVILPIIFPALERNTQKHWNQAVHSLTLNVQKIFNDVDADLFKECLGKFREDESKEAEIGAKREATWKRLEEIGDQKQKSSLNISEKKFQIRLL, encoded by the exons ATGTGGAAACAGATTATAAGTAAGCTTCCTAAGAAGTCTTCTTCTAAGAACCATTCTTCATCTACTTCCAATGCTTCTACTTCCAAAGCTAGTGACAATGGAGCCGGGAAGTCAGGTAATTCTCACGCCAAGAACAACGCTCCTGCTGTTAAACCTGCTGCTGATTCTGGTTTTAAAGATGGGAATTCTAAAGGAAACGGTCCTTATGAAGCTTTGCCTAGTTTTAAAGATGTTCCAAATGCAGAGAAGCAGAGCTTGTGTCTGAGAAAACTCAACTTGTGCTGTCTAGTGTTTGATTTCTCGGATCCTACAAAGAAcgtgaaggagaaagagatcaaacGTCAGACGTTGCTTGATCTTGTGGATTACGTTGCTTCTCCTAATGGGAAGTTTAGTGAAACTGTTATCCAAGAAGCTGTTAAAATGGTTTCTGTTAACATTTTCAGAACCTTGAATCCTCAACCGCGTGAGAATAAAGTTATTGATGCTTTGGATTTGGAAGAAGAGGAGCCTTCTATGGATCCTGCTTGGCCTCACTTGCAGCTTGTCTATGAGATTCTCCTCAGGCTTATTGCTTCACCTGAGACAGATACAAAGCTGGCTAAGAAGTACATCGACCAGTCTTTTGTCTCGAGGTTACTTGATTTATTTGACTCCGAGGATCCTAGAGAAAGAGATTGTCTCAAAACCGTTCTGCATCGCATCTATGGTAAGTTCATGGTTCATCGTCCTTTCATAAGGAAATCAATCAACAACATTTTCTATAGGTTTGTTTTCGAGACTGAGAAACACAATGGGATTGCTGAGTTCTTAGAGATTTTGGGAAGTATCATCAATGGATTTGCTCTGCCGCTTAAAGATGAGCATAAAGTGTTTCTGGTTCGAGCTTTGATACCTCTCCACAAACCGAAATGCTTACAAATGTATCATCAGCAGTTGTCTTATTGTATCACACAGTTTGTGGAAAAAGATTGCAAACTTGCTGATACAGTTATAAGGGGATTACTCAAGTCTTGGCCCGTCACGAATAGTTCCAAAGAAGTCATGTTTTTAAacgagctagaggaagtattAGAAGCTACTCAGCCACCTGAATTCCAACGGTGTATGGTCCCATTGTTTCGCCAAGTTGCTCGGTGTTTGAACAGTCTCCATTTTCAG GTTGCAGAAAGAGCTTTGTTCTTATGGAACAACGATCATATCGAGAATCTGATAATGCAGAACCGTAAAGTTATACTACCTATCATATTCCCTGCATTGGAAAGAAACACTCAGAAGCATTGGAACCAAGCTGTTCATAGCTTAACGCTGAACGTGCAGAAGATATTTAATGACGTCGATGCAGACTTGTTTAAGGAATGTCTTGGTAAGTTTAGAGAAGATGAATCAAAAGAAGCTGAAATTGGAGCAAAACGTGAGGCGACATGGAAACGGTTGGAAGAAATTGGGGatcaaaagcaaaagagttcatt AAACATTAGTGAGAAGAAGTTTCAGATTCGTCTTCTTTGA
- the LOC104759203 gene encoding pentatricopeptide repeat-containing protein At3g29230-like — protein MVYSITITSVPESSPLVVESRRLITHAKCSTKSLNRMSQFGTLCLMGVIALANKVFCEMVEKNVVTWTSMINGYLLNKDLVSARRFFDLSPERDIVLWNTMVSGYIEMGNIMEARSLFDRMPCRDVMSWNTVLEGYANIGDMEACERVFDEMPERNVFSWNGLIKGLAQNGQVSEVLDSFKRMVDEENVVPNDATLTLVLSACAKLGALDFGKWVHQYGESLGYNKVDVNVKNALIDMYAKCGAIEIAMEVFKGINRRDLISWNTMINGLAAHGHGTEALDLFHEMRNCGIRPDKVTFVGVLCACKHMGLVEDGLAYFSSMFTDFSITPQIEHCGCVVDLLSRAGFLTQAVEFINKMPVKADAVIWATLLGASKVYKKVEIGELALVELIKLEPRNPANFVMLSNIYGDLGRFDDAARLKVAMRDTGFKKEAGVSWIETDDGLVKFYSSGEKHPRTKELQRILSELKSFNILLDEEEELQDYFM, from the exons ATGGTTTACAGCATAACGATTACGTCGGTCCCAGAATCGTCGCCGCTTGTTGTCGAATCACGAAGATTGATTACGCACGccaagtgttcgacgaaatcTCTCAACCGAATGTCTCAGTTTGGAACGCTATGTTTAATGG GAGTGATAGCATTGGCGAATAAGGTGTTTTGTGAGATGGTTGAGAAAAATGTTGTTACTTGGACTTCGATGATCAATGGGTATCTTTTGAATAAGGACTTAGTCTCTGCTCGACGCTTTTTTGATTTGTCTCCTGAGAGAGACATTGTGTTGTGGAACACTATGGTATCTGGTTATATTGAAATGGGGAATATCATGGAGGCTAGGAGTCTTTTTGATAGAATGCCTTGTAGGGATGTCATGTCATGGAACACAGTTTTAGAGGGTTATGCAAATATTGGAGATATGGAAGCGTGTGAAAGGGTTTTTGATGAAATGCCGGAGAGAAATGTGTTTTCTTGGAATGGTTTGATCAAGGGTTTGGCTCAAAATGGGCAGGTTTCTGAAGTGTTGGATTCTTTTAAGAGAATGGTAGATGAAGAGAATGTTGTCCCTAACGATGCGACATTGACTTTAGTCTTGTCAGCTTGTGCAAAGTTAGGAGCTCTTGATTTTGGGAAATGGGTACATCAGTATGGAGAGAGTCTTGGGTATAATAAGGTAGATGTTAATGTGAAGAATGCTTTGATTGATATGTATGCAAAATGTGGAGCTATAGAGATAGCTATGGAAGTCTTTAAAGGCATAAACAGAAGAGATTTGATAAGTTGGAATACCATGATCAATGGTTTAGCTGCACATGGACATGGAACTGAGGCCTTGGATTTATTCCATGAGATGAGAAACTGCGGAATTAGACCTGACAAGGTAACATTCGTCGGTGTTTTATGTGCCTGTAAACATATGGGTTTGGTTGAAGATGGCTTGGCTTATTTCAGTTCTATGTTTACTGATTTCTCAATCACGCCACAGATTGAGCATTGCGGTTGTGTAGTGGATTTACTATCTCGTGCTGGTTTTTTAACACAAGCTGTTGAGTTTATAAACAAAATGCCGGTAAAAGCAGATGCTGTTATATGGGCTACTCTACTTGGAGCTTCAAAGGTTTATAAGAAGGTGGAGATTGGTGAACTTGCTCTTGTAGAGTTGATCAAGCTTGAACCAAGAAACCCGGCTAATTTTGTGATGCTCTCAAACATTTATGGAGATCTAGGAAGATTTGACGATGCTGCTAGGCTAAAAGTTGCTATGAGAGACACCGGTTTTAAGAAAGAAGCAGGTGTTAGCTGGATTGAGACTGATGATGGTTTAGTCAAGTTTTATTCTTCGGGAGAAAAGCATCCTCGAACAAAGGAATTACAGAGGATTTTGAGTGAGCTGAAGAGCTTCAACATCCttcttgatgaagaagaagaacttcaaGATTATTTTATGTAA